In Dehalococcoidia bacterium, a genomic segment contains:
- a CDS encoding acetyl-CoA carboxylase biotin carboxyl carrier protein subunit, which translates to PPVAPRPAAPPPPPAAPKPAAAGQPTALAAGESAIRAPMPGIVIRYNVQEGQAVKLGDTVVILEAMKMENALPAPTDGTVKKLGFKAGAKVAKGDILAVIG; encoded by the coding sequence CTCCGCCCGTTGCGCCGCGGCCCGCCGCTCCTCCGCCTCCACCCGCCGCGCCCAAGCCCGCGGCCGCAGGGCAGCCCACGGCGCTGGCCGCGGGAGAGAGCGCCATCCGCGCCCCCATGCCCGGCATCGTCATTCGATACAACGTCCAGGAAGGCCAGGCCGTCAAGCTGGGCGATACGGTGGTCATCCTGGAGGCCATGAAGATGGAGAATGCCCTTCCCGCGCCGACGGACGGGACAGTCAAGAAGCTCGGCTTCAAGGCCGGCGCGAAGGTCGCCAAGGGAGATATCCTGGCGGTCATAGGATAA